From Arcobacter arenosus, one genomic window encodes:
- the murA gene encoding UDP-N-acetylglucosamine 1-carboxyvinyltransferase has product MEYLKINGESKLTGEVKISGAKNAALPLIAATILAKNEISICNMPNVVDINTLLKLIDKLGGTFKKEETCIKIDTSKLNKTTATYDIVKTMRASILVLGPILARFGHCEVSLPGGCAIGQRPVDLHLKALEAMGAQIKINHGYIEATAPNGLKGTKIVFDKVTVGGTENTVMAAALADGVTTIVNAAKEPEVQQLCEVIKDAGVLIEGIGTDTLIIHGTNRKLLEFKDFDVIPDRIEAGTYLCAAAITNSKLKISKVNPIHLEAILSKLEEMNFKLIQDETSITVLPTDEIKPVNIVTREYPGFPTDMQAQFMALATQANGVSTIDERLFENRFMHVSELLRLGADIHLNGNIATINGKANSLNGTDVMATDLRASSALVLSALVAKGETSIHRIYHLDRGYEDLEGKLNQIGARVDRFNE; this is encoded by the coding sequence TTGGAATATTTAAAGATTAATGGTGAATCAAAATTAACTGGTGAGGTTAAAATCTCAGGAGCAAAAAATGCAGCATTACCTCTAATAGCAGCAACAATTTTAGCAAAAAATGAAATCAGCATTTGTAATATGCCAAATGTTGTTGATATTAATACATTATTAAAACTTATTGATAAACTTGGTGGAACTTTCAAAAAAGAAGAAACATGTATCAAAATTGATACTTCAAAATTAAATAAAACAACTGCAACATACGATATTGTAAAAACTATGAGAGCTTCAATTTTAGTTTTAGGACCTATTTTAGCTAGATTTGGTCATTGTGAAGTTTCACTTCCTGGTGGTTGTGCAATTGGTCAAAGACCAGTGGATTTACACCTAAAAGCACTTGAAGCAATGGGTGCACAAATAAAAATAAATCATGGATATATTGAAGCTACTGCGCCAAATGGTCTGAAAGGAACAAAAATTGTATTCGATAAAGTTACTGTTGGTGGAACTGAGAATACTGTAATGGCTGCAGCTTTAGCAGATGGTGTTACAACAATTGTAAATGCAGCAAAAGAACCAGAGGTTCAACAACTTTGTGAAGTTATAAAAGATGCTGGAGTTTTAATAGAAGGGATAGGAACAGATACTTTAATTATTCATGGAACAAATAGAAAACTTTTAGAATTTAAAGATTTTGATGTTATTCCAGATAGGATTGAAGCAGGAACATACCTTTGTGCAGCAGCAATTACAAATTCAAAATTAAAAATAAGTAAGGTTAATCCTATTCACCTTGAAGCTATACTTTCAAAACTTGAAGAGATGAACTTTAAACTTATCCAAGATGAAACATCAATAACTGTATTACCAACAGATGAAATTAAACCTGTAAATATTGTAACAAGAGAATATCCAGGTTTCCCAACAGATATGCAAGCTCAATTTATGGCATTGGCAACACAAGCAAATGGAGTGAGTACAATTGATGAGAGACTATTTGAAAATAGATTTATGCATGTTAGTGAATTATTAAGACTTGGGGCAGACATCCATTTAAATGGAAATATCGCAACAATTAATGGAAAAGCAAATTCACTTAATGGAACTGATGTTATGGCTACAGATTTAAGGGCTTCATCGGCATTGGTTTTATCTGCATTAGTAGCAAAGGGAGAAACATCAATCCATAGAATTTATCATCTAGATAGAGGATATGAAGATTTAGAAGGAAAATTAAATCAAATTGGTGCAAGAGTTGATAGGTTTAATGAATAG
- a CDS encoding DUF5644 domain-containing protein has translation MKLEISLFRFDYKSDYLPYYTKNFIKVDKQKTLLDILNTINQEYPFGYEKSADFNVVVNGVYLTLGISIDELVDNFGKDLTIEPISIRRAHTDLLINQADFEDRLKVLSEFIEEDDKKVYEDYKIYFYASNTINYEYDYIGDAILLLAYDLIEKNPSNEKEILEALSEYECSASYHTSLKNRVYKIDSSIEEKISKIKNKLGLTKPVNEQDLFLEKKNPIDFGTFDETKEIKHDFSDFNLSYFKGIETDEQTVKLIDSLNAKIINTPSSNIDLALDTFHLNSDFTMKLASHAMLEAFDNGADLIVVDDENIFNLFDSNRKSLESACGREIPIPVLHKNELQKLACAEHESVKESLSKHIINPEII, from the coding sequence ATGAAGTTAGAAATTTCTCTATTTAGATTTGATTATAAATCAGATTATTTACCGTATTACACAAAAAATTTTATCAAAGTTGATAAACAAAAAACACTATTGGATATTTTAAATACAATAAATCAAGAATACCCTTTTGGATATGAAAAAAGTGCTGATTTTAATGTAGTAGTAAATGGTGTATACTTAACTTTAGGTATTTCAATTGATGAATTAGTGGATAATTTTGGGAAAGATTTAACAATTGAGCCTATCTCAATTAGAAGAGCGCATACAGACCTTTTAATAAATCAAGCTGATTTTGAAGATAGATTAAAAGTTTTAAGTGAGTTTATTGAAGAAGATGATAAAAAAGTTTATGAAGATTATAAAATATATTTCTATGCTTCAAACACAATAAACTATGAGTATGATTATATTGGTGATGCAATTTTATTACTTGCTTATGATTTAATTGAAAAAAATCCTTCAAATGAAAAAGAGATTTTGGAAGCTCTAAGTGAATATGAATGTTCAGCTTCATATCATACTAGTTTAAAAAATAGAGTTTATAAAATAGATTCTTCAATAGAAGAAAAAATATCTAAAATCAAAAACAAATTAGGTTTAACAAAACCTGTAAATGAACAAGACCTATTTTTAGAAAAGAAAAACCCGATAGATTTTGGAACTTTTGATGAAACAAAAGAGATAAAACATGATTTCTCGGATTTTAATTTATCATATTTCAAAGGTATTGAAACTGATGAACAAACAGTTAAACTAATCGATAGTTTAAATGCAAAAATTATAAATACTCCTTCATCAAATATTGATTTAGCTTTAGATACGTTTCATTTAAATAGTGATTTTACAATGAAGCTAGCTTCACATGCTATGTTAGAAGCATTTGATAATGGAGCTGATTTAATTGTAGTTGATGATGAAAATATATTTAATCTATTTGATTCAAATAGAAAAAGTCTAGAAAGTGCTTGTGGAAGAGAGATTCCAATTCCAGTACTTCATAAAAATGAATTACAAAAACTAGCATGTGCAGAACATGAAAGTGTAAAAGAGAGTTTATCAAAACATATTATTAACCCTGAAATAATCTAA
- a CDS encoding HNH endonuclease, whose product MFLDFKFVFFGSLVTLSLIPLYIYRKEIYKRFSKKGNLKVFIKDLKAYLTYNYPKINFNFDIVEKLDEKDLLKTKQILIIEDLARQFVYFEYELSTQKGVPKEKLWSSYDQNSTLHKDNKFPIDWPQRKEAAWNREEGNCNRCGTKTKLVDANALLAKQMKNGGGFNLENVVILCNDCARIIKSQNLEKTKKDLNFLDKLMKKVSY is encoded by the coding sequence ATGTTTCTTGATTTCAAGTTTGTTTTTTTTGGTTCTTTAGTAACCTTAAGTTTAATACCTTTGTATATCTACAGAAAAGAGATATACAAAAGGTTTTCAAAAAAAGGTAATCTAAAAGTATTTATAAAAGATTTAAAAGCCTATTTGACCTACAACTATCCAAAAATAAACTTCAATTTTGATATTGTTGAAAAACTTGATGAAAAAGACCTACTAAAAACAAAACAAATTTTGATTATTGAAGATTTAGCTAGACAATTTGTATATTTTGAATATGAACTTAGTACGCAAAAAGGTGTACCAAAAGAGAAGCTTTGGAGTTCATATGATCAAAATTCCACTTTACACAAAGATAACAAGTTTCCTATAGATTGGCCTCAAAGAAAAGAAGCTGCTTGGAATAGAGAAGAAGGTAACTGTAATAGATGTGGTACTAAAACTAAACTTGTTGATGCAAATGCCCTACTTGCCAAACAAATGAAAAATGGTGGTGGCTTTAATCTTGAAAATGTAGTAATCTTATGTAATGATTGTGCGAGAATTATAAAATCTCAAAATTTAGAAAAAACAAAAAAAGATTTAAACTTTTTAGATAAACTTATGAAAAAAGTTTCATACTAA
- a CDS encoding type II secretion system protein GspD — MKLLFSLFLLLTNLLSGELINVNFKGLKLKELIDVTSRSINKSILVTDSIEGEVDFISNEPIEKSKLLSILKFSLESNGYKLIESDNILRVVKSDFKVLTPIRKKVVQKQNKIISKTITKNIKKDSRTEVVFLINIEARNLEKILKELIAKREEKITIAIDEEFNSIIIDGSSDEVKNLKTLISKLDIEKKQVYIKANIIELNNNLLQDVGLRFGIFGGKAFSGGLYTFASNLNLGEAIAIDTSSLNIQIPNVSSSIALGASLNLLNKTYALDIISQPSILCINNKQSSIYVGETISIQTGSTTTDGGTTKTNFEREDVGLTLKVKPRVSKENKVLIQIDTILEGIKNENYTNSNPNTSKKELRTTAVVNNGESVILGGLIENKNQKSVEKIPIAGDIPLIGELFKNRLNDVQNKSLVVIITPYVVPINKDLTYIREELSKLKSLEDEFLEKVLLILNAKARAKKGLNSTSEVSENQLTNEEKHKLRMKKYFHIN, encoded by the coding sequence ATGAAACTACTTTTTTCTCTTTTTTTATTACTTACTAACTTACTCTCTGGTGAACTTATAAATGTAAATTTTAAAGGTTTAAAACTAAAAGAGCTTATTGATGTAACATCAAGAAGTATCAATAAAAGTATTCTTGTTACTGATTCTATCGAGGGAGAAGTGGATTTTATCTCAAATGAACCAATTGAAAAGAGTAAACTTTTATCAATACTAAAATTTAGTTTAGAGTCAAATGGTTATAAATTAATAGAAAGTGACAATATCTTAAGGGTGGTAAAAAGTGATTTTAAAGTTTTAACACCAATTAGAAAAAAAGTAGTCCAAAAACAAAATAAAATTATTAGTAAAACTATAACAAAAAATATAAAAAAAGATTCTAGGACTGAAGTTGTTTTTTTAATTAATATAGAAGCAAGAAATCTTGAAAAAATTCTAAAAGAGTTAATTGCTAAAAGGGAAGAAAAAATAACAATAGCAATTGATGAAGAGTTTAATTCAATTATTATTGATGGAAGTTCAGATGAGGTTAAAAACTTAAAAACACTTATTTCTAAATTGGATATTGAAAAAAAACAAGTTTATATAAAAGCAAATATTATAGAGTTAAACAACAATCTTTTACAAGATGTTGGGCTAAGATTTGGTATTTTTGGAGGGAAAGCTTTTAGTGGAGGTTTATATACCTTTGCTTCAAATTTAAATCTAGGGGAAGCAATTGCAATTGATACAAGTAGTTTAAATATACAAATTCCAAATGTAAGTTCTTCTATTGCTTTAGGGGCTAGTTTAAATCTTTTAAATAAAACATATGCTTTAGACATTATCTCTCAACCCTCAATTTTATGTATAAACAATAAACAAAGTTCAATATATGTTGGGGAAACTATTTCAATTCAAACTGGAAGCACAACAACAGATGGTGGAACTACAAAAACAAATTTTGAAAGAGAAGATGTAGGTTTGACTTTAAAGGTGAAGCCAAGAGTTTCGAAAGAAAATAAAGTTTTAATTCAAATTGATACTATTTTAGAAGGTATAAAAAATGAAAACTATACAAATTCAAATCCTAATACTTCAAAAAAAGAGTTAAGAACTACAGCTGTTGTTAATAATGGAGAAAGTGTGATTCTTGGAGGGTTAATAGAAAATAAGAACCAAAAATCCGTTGAGAAAATACCAATTGCAGGGGATATCCCACTAATAGGAGAGTTATTTAAAAATAGGCTAAATGATGTACAAAACAAAAGCTTAGTTGTAATTATTACACCTTATGTTGTTCCAATAAATAAGGATTTAACCTACATAAGAGAAGAATTATCAAAATTGAAAAGTTTAGAGGATGAGTTTTTAGAAAAAGTTTTATTGATTTTAAATGCTAAAGCAAGAGCAAAAAAAGGATTAAATAGTACTTCAGAAGTTTCAGAGAATCAATTAACAAATGAAGAGAAACATAAGTTAAGAATGAAAAAATATTTTCATATTAATTAG
- a CDS encoding IMPACT family protein — MAYIMPYDDFDDVMQRLKKEHPKARHHVYAYRYLNEFDQIVENCSDDGEPKGTSGKPSLNVLSGHEIINSAVIIVRYFGGIKLGTGGLVRAYSDAVNLVIENSKLYTYKKLEKMTIQLDYSILSKVEYILNQFGIQISNKEFTNSVILTLSLSLEQKKSLENQLPREVEILNNK, encoded by the coding sequence ATAGCTTATATTATGCCATATGATGATTTTGATGATGTTATGCAAAGATTAAAAAAAGAGCATCCAAAAGCTAGACACCATGTATATGCCTATAGATATCTAAATGAGTTTGACCAGATAGTTGAAAACTGTAGTGATGATGGAGAACCAAAAGGAACCAGTGGAAAACCATCATTAAATGTTTTATCTGGACATGAGATAATTAATAGTGCAGTTATTATTGTAAGATATTTTGGTGGAATCAAATTAGGAACAGGTGGACTTGTAAGGGCTTATAGTGATGCTGTAAATTTAGTGATTGAAAATTCAAAACTTTATACTTATAAAAAACTTGAAAAAATGACAATCCAATTAGATTATTCGATACTTTCAAAGGTTGAATATATATTAAATCAATTCGGTATACAAATATCTAACAAAGAGTTTACAAATAGTGTAATTCTTACTTTGTCCCTTAGTTTAGAACAAAAAAAGAGTTTAGAAAACCAGTTGCCAAGGGAAGTTGAAATTCTAAATAATAAATAA